The Bradyrhizobium sp. WBAH42 genome includes a window with the following:
- a CDS encoding bifunctional diguanylate cyclase/phosphodiesterase: protein MTAAKKMPGKPAAEMFDDIPVLQRKWRAALKPGERLPRYEDVMLGSLGRLADHIALLKNDGVLELSRSGRYVQKWLGEERWDIPLAELSPDCATALSGAAASALAAGRPHRASAHCVRDGMVRTYDVLALPTSSRWGATLIGAYVNERGAQYNLLDAIFSATDDAVVSLATLRDAAGKAFDLQVVHHNRSAGELLKVVGGSLLWRRIGEGSTLLALPEVMEFLLKAVSGGRGEQLEIESAGRYLRLSATAFADVVSLTISDVTVLKRRDASFRLLFDNNPMPMWVFDAETKAFLSVNDAAVQHYGYSRATFLRMKLHEIWPEDEWDSHAAALERLGDAYHSSRNWRHLRADGSEIEVLTFGRRVAFDERDGYLVAVVDITERRKAEARIAYMAHHDGLTDLPNREHFQERLKQALDQAAGKRVGVLYIDLDLFKNINDSFGHPVGDRLLKQVAERLTIAVRGSNLAARLGGDEFAVILATDVSPNEASACASLLIDMLKAPYDVDGQEMVIGASIGIALSPGDGTTPEELMRNADMALYRAKADGGGVHHFFEREMDLQAQRRRDMELDLRRAFANGEFELHYQPLVSIASDRISGFESLLRWRHPDKGMISPAEFIPVAEDIGLITQLGEWVLREACTEAVKWPVDVKVAVNLSPAQFRSRNLVQIVISALAQSGLSPKRLELEITESIFLAETDANVATLHQLRELGVGISMDDFGTGYSSLSYLRSFPFDKIKIDRSFVKDLAQRPDCGAIVRAISGLGRSLNITTTAEGVETEDQLDWLRAEGCNEVQGFLFSAARPAAEIGKLLADFGQRTSRAA, encoded by the coding sequence ATGACTGCCGCGAAGAAGATGCCGGGAAAACCGGCCGCCGAAATGTTCGACGACATCCCGGTGCTTCAGCGCAAATGGCGTGCGGCGTTGAAGCCGGGCGAGCGGCTGCCGCGCTACGAGGACGTCATGCTCGGCAGCCTCGGACGCCTCGCCGACCACATCGCGCTGCTCAAGAACGATGGTGTGCTCGAGCTGTCGCGCAGCGGACGTTACGTGCAGAAATGGCTCGGCGAGGAGCGCTGGGACATTCCCCTTGCCGAGCTGTCGCCCGATTGCGCCACCGCGCTGTCGGGAGCGGCGGCGAGCGCGCTGGCGGCCGGGCGGCCGCACCGCGCCAGCGCGCATTGCGTGCGCGACGGCATGGTCAGGACCTATGACGTGCTGGCGCTGCCGACGTCCTCGCGCTGGGGCGCGACGCTGATCGGCGCCTATGTCAACGAGCGCGGCGCGCAATACAATCTCCTCGACGCCATCTTTTCCGCGACCGACGACGCAGTGGTCTCGCTGGCGACGCTGCGCGATGCCGCCGGCAAGGCGTTCGACCTTCAGGTCGTGCACCACAACAGGAGCGCGGGCGAGCTGCTGAAGGTTGTGGGTGGAAGCCTGCTGTGGCGGCGGATCGGCGAGGGCAGCACGCTGCTGGCCTTGCCCGAGGTGATGGAATTCCTGCTCAAGGCCGTGTCGGGCGGCCGCGGCGAGCAGCTCGAGATCGAGAGCGCGGGGCGCTACCTCAGGCTCAGCGCCACCGCCTTCGCCGACGTGGTCTCGCTGACCATCTCCGATGTCACCGTCTTGAAGCGGCGCGATGCTTCGTTCCGGCTGCTGTTCGACAACAACCCGATGCCGATGTGGGTGTTCGACGCAGAGACCAAGGCGTTCCTCAGCGTCAACGACGCCGCGGTCCAGCATTACGGCTACAGCCGCGCGACCTTCCTGCGCATGAAGCTGCACGAGATATGGCCGGAGGACGAATGGGACAGCCACGCCGCGGCGCTGGAGCGTCTCGGCGACGCCTACCACTCGTCGCGCAACTGGCGACACTTGCGCGCCGACGGCAGCGAGATCGAGGTGCTCACCTTCGGCCGTCGCGTCGCCTTCGACGAACGCGACGGCTATCTGGTTGCCGTGGTCGACATCACCGAGCGGCGCAAGGCAGAAGCGCGCATCGCCTATATGGCGCACCACGACGGGCTCACCGATTTGCCGAACCGCGAACACTTCCAGGAGCGGTTGAAGCAGGCGCTGGACCAGGCCGCGGGAAAACGGGTCGGCGTGCTCTACATCGATCTCGACCTGTTCAAGAACATCAACGATTCCTTCGGTCATCCGGTGGGCGATCGCCTGTTGAAGCAGGTCGCCGAGCGCCTGACCATTGCGGTCCGCGGCAGCAATCTCGCCGCGCGGCTCGGCGGCGACGAGTTCGCCGTCATCCTGGCAACCGACGTCTCGCCGAACGAGGCAAGCGCCTGCGCGTCCCTGCTGATCGACATGCTGAAGGCGCCTTACGACGTCGATGGACAGGAGATGGTGATCGGCGCCAGCATCGGCATCGCGCTGTCGCCGGGCGACGGCACGACGCCGGAAGAGTTGATGCGCAATGCCGACATGGCGCTGTACCGGGCCAAGGCCGACGGCGGCGGCGTGCACCACTTCTTCGAGCGCGAGATGGACCTCCAGGCGCAGAGGCGCCGCGACATGGAGCTGGATCTGCGCCGGGCGTTCGCCAATGGCGAGTTCGAGCTGCACTACCAGCCGCTGGTGTCGATCGCCTCCGACCGCATCTCCGGCTTCGAGTCGCTGCTGCGCTGGCGTCATCCGGACAAGGGCATGATCTCGCCCGCCGAGTTCATCCCGGTCGCCGAGGACATCGGCCTGATCACCCAGCTCGGCGAATGGGTGCTGCGCGAAGCCTGCACCGAGGCGGTGAAATGGCCCGTCGACGTCAAGGTCGCCGTCAACCTGTCGCCGGCGCAATTCCGCAGCCGCAACCTGGTCCAGATCGTGATCTCGGCCCTGGCGCAGTCCGGCCTGTCGCCGAAGCGGCTCGAGCTCGAGATCACCGAGTCGATCTTCCTGGCCGAGACCGATGCCAATGTCGCCACCTTGCACCAATTGCGCGAGCTCGGCGTCGGCATTTCCATGGACGATTTCGGCACCGGCTATTCCAGCCTGAGCTATCTCCGCAGCTTTCCGTTCGACAAGATCAAGATCGACCGCTCCTTCGTCAAGGATCTGGCGCAGCGGCCCGATTGCGGTGCGATCGTACGCGCGATCTCCGGGCTCGGCCGCAGCCTCAACATCACCACGACGGCCGAGGGCGTGGAGACCGAGGATCAGCTCGACTGGCTGCGTGCCGAAGGCTGCAACGAGGTGCAGGGATTTCTGTTCAGCGCCGCGCGGCCCGCGGCCGAAATCGGAAAGCTCCTCGCCGATTTCGGCCAGCGCACCTCACGGGCGGCGTAA
- a CDS encoding patatin-like phospholipase family protein, which produces MLDRLKGRGANGSNGEKVGEKVGLGSIRRPVIGLALGGGAARGFAHIGILRTLIANGIVPDVVVGTSIGAVVGGLHAAGRLDTFEDWGRSLQGMRNILGYLDIRLNGSGLLGGEKLATRLEEAIGHVLIEDLPIKFASVATEVRTGHEIWLTRGRVVDAMRASYALPGIFAPVLIGDRWLVDGALVNPVPVSAARALGAEIVIAANLSSDIFTHSTTIYSHGAAPAPVVPAAEEPATKRRFPRLFSPEKTMKREFFGGNGRPGISSVMVDAFNIMQDRITRARLAGDPPDMLITPRVGQFGWFDFHRSEDLIAHGTRAAERALESIQEAIHVLAPAPAGTAPKVDDQA; this is translated from the coding sequence GTGCTGGACAGATTGAAAGGCCGGGGCGCGAACGGCTCGAACGGCGAGAAGGTGGGCGAAAAAGTCGGCTTGGGCAGCATCCGCCGGCCGGTCATCGGCCTTGCCCTCGGCGGCGGCGCGGCGCGCGGCTTTGCCCATATCGGAATCCTGAGGACACTGATTGCCAATGGGATCGTGCCCGATGTCGTGGTCGGCACGTCCATCGGCGCCGTGGTCGGCGGCCTCCATGCGGCCGGCCGGCTCGATACGTTCGAAGACTGGGGACGCAGCCTGCAAGGGATGCGCAACATCCTCGGCTATCTCGATATCCGTCTCAACGGCTCCGGCCTGCTTGGCGGCGAGAAGCTCGCGACCCGGCTCGAGGAGGCGATCGGGCACGTGCTGATCGAGGACCTGCCCATCAAATTCGCGAGCGTCGCGACCGAGGTTCGCACCGGCCACGAGATTTGGCTGACGCGCGGCCGCGTCGTCGACGCCATGCGCGCGTCCTACGCCCTGCCCGGCATCTTCGCGCCGGTGCTGATCGGCGACCGCTGGCTGGTCGACGGCGCGCTGGTGAACCCGGTGCCGGTCTCGGCCGCCCGCGCGCTCGGCGCCGAAATCGTCATCGCCGCAAATCTTTCCAGCGACATCTTCACCCATTCCACCACGATCTATTCACACGGCGCAGCGCCCGCCCCGGTCGTGCCGGCGGCAGAGGAGCCGGCGACCAAGCGGCGCTTCCCGCGCCTGTTCTCGCCCGAGAAGACGATGAAGCGCGAGTTCTTCGGCGGCAACGGCCGGCCCGGCATCTCGTCGGTGATGGTGGACGCCTTCAACATCATGCAGGACCGCATCACCCGCGCCCGTCTGGCCGGCGATCCGCCCGACATGCTGATCACGCCGCGGGTCGGCCAGTTCGGCTGGTTCGACTTCCACCGCTCCGAAGACCTGATCGCACATGGCACGCGCGCCGCCGAGCGCGCATTGGAGTCCATCCAGGAGGCGATCCACGTGCTGGCGCCGGCGCCCGCGGGCACCGCGCCGAAAGTCGACGACCAGGCCTGA
- a CDS encoding serine hydrolase has product MRRREFLVGAAMLAGTMARSRAADVPAPSPDGLDRITAFFDNEVTSGRLPGAVIMVQQHGKPVYLKTFGVRDTRTGLAMTPDTIFAIHSMTKPITCLGAMMLIDEGKLALTDPVSKYVPLFAETKVGLEVTRPGGKLELDFVPPDRPVNIEDLLRHTSGISYDYIGSEWVEHAYKAANIFEGNFNNREFADRIAKLPLARQPGTLWRYGHSTDVLGSVIEIISGQTLYAFLKARIFDPLGMNSTKFALATEDELARMARPLPNDFILLAGERDRLDHPEWQSGGGGLLSTITDYQRFAQMLLNGGELEGRRYLSPAAFKAMTSDQIGPGSGVGRDYFYFPGDGFGYGYGLAVRTDPGNAKPPPPGSLGELKWDSGSGTYFGVDPKLDMVYVMMQQTQNERGRITPAFKALVYDCYPPALRRP; this is encoded by the coding sequence ATGAGACGCCGTGAATTTCTGGTCGGGGCCGCGATGCTCGCCGGTACGATGGCGCGAAGCCGGGCCGCGGACGTCCCCGCCCCTTCGCCCGACGGGCTCGACCGCATCACCGCGTTCTTCGACAACGAGGTGACAAGCGGCCGCCTGCCGGGCGCGGTGATCATGGTGCAGCAGCACGGCAAGCCGGTCTACCTCAAGACCTTTGGCGTGCGCGACACCAGGACCGGCCTCGCGATGACGCCGGATACGATCTTCGCCATCCACTCCATGACCAAGCCGATCACGTGCCTCGGCGCGATGATGCTGATCGACGAGGGCAAGCTTGCGCTGACCGACCCCGTGTCGAAATACGTTCCGCTGTTTGCCGAGACCAAGGTCGGCCTCGAGGTGACCCGGCCCGGTGGCAAGCTGGAGCTCGACTTCGTCCCACCTGACCGCCCCGTCAACATCGAGGATCTGCTGCGGCATACTTCGGGCATCAGCTACGATTATATCGGCAGCGAATGGGTCGAGCACGCCTACAAGGCCGCCAACATTTTCGAGGGGAACTTCAACAACAGGGAATTCGCCGATCGCATCGCCAAACTGCCGCTGGCGCGGCAGCCCGGAACGCTGTGGCGCTACGGGCATTCCACCGACGTGCTCGGCAGCGTCATCGAGATCATCTCGGGACAGACGCTGTACGCCTTCCTGAAGGCCCGCATCTTCGATCCGCTCGGCATGAACAGCACCAAATTCGCGCTCGCGACCGAGGACGAGCTGGCGCGGATGGCGCGGCCGCTGCCGAACGACTTCATCCTGCTCGCCGGCGAGCGCGACCGCCTGGACCATCCAGAATGGCAGTCGGGCGGCGGCGGCCTGCTCTCGACCATCACCGACTATCAGCGCTTCGCGCAGATGCTGCTCAACGGCGGCGAGCTCGAAGGCAGGCGCTATCTCAGCCCCGCCGCGTTCAAGGCCATGACGAGCGATCAGATCGGGCCGGGCTCCGGCGTCGGACGCGACTATTTCTATTTCCCGGGCGACGGCTTCGGCTATGGCTACGGCCTTGCGGTACGCACCGATCCCGGCAATGCAAAGCCGCCGCCGCCGGGCTCGCTCGGCGAGCTGAAATGGGACTCGGGGAGCGGCACCTATTTCGGCGTCGATCCCAAGCTCGACATGGTCTACGTCATGATGCAGCAGACCCAGAACGAGCGCGGCCGCATCACGCCCGCGTTCAAGGCGCTGGTCTACGATTGCTATCCGCCCGCATTACGCCGCCCGTGA
- a CDS encoding alpha/beta hydrolase, whose protein sequence is MVGAAPKLRADDRADRTPSGRHGRALRAGLISTLVPLSLTLVQCGKAPDPAALAANSQANVQVVAKTNSQTANARVAGGDTFEDRFPAPQFKERFPSASEGFLQRQMSDFSPKRAVQRQGPEQAPYKVASLEPQVPYKRPAREDLTTLVSMKSSAFPYFGNNPASDAPFLNISKGDRRGHRSYSGRVYWQDETYSDSRVLVHVPEHFDLRKPGVIVVFFHGNGATLERDVRDRQMVPKQITDSGANAILLAPQMAVDAADSSAGKFWQPGGFKRFMAESADHLARLTGDPSSARAFANMPIVIVGYSGGFLPTAWSLEVGGISDRVRGVVLLDAVYGEMDKFASWIESHRSGFFVSAYTRYTARRDRELMSMLRQKGISVAEDMDGPLRPGSVVFVETGEGITHRDYVTRAWTRDPLKDVLVKMAATPSLALTRVASTNP, encoded by the coding sequence ATGGTCGGGGCCGCTCCGAAACTGAGAGCTGATGATCGTGCCGATCGGACACCGTCCGGTCGGCATGGTCGTGCGCTCCGGGCCGGTCTGATCTCAACCCTGGTGCCGCTGTCGCTGACGCTGGTTCAATGCGGCAAGGCGCCAGATCCGGCGGCGCTGGCGGCGAACTCCCAGGCGAATGTCCAGGTGGTCGCCAAGACCAATTCACAGACGGCGAACGCGCGCGTGGCAGGCGGCGACACGTTCGAGGATCGCTTCCCTGCCCCGCAGTTCAAGGAGCGCTTTCCCTCGGCGAGTGAAGGCTTTCTGCAACGCCAAATGTCGGACTTCTCGCCCAAGCGCGCGGTCCAGCGACAAGGGCCGGAGCAGGCGCCCTACAAGGTGGCCTCGCTCGAGCCGCAAGTCCCCTATAAACGCCCCGCGCGCGAGGACCTGACGACACTCGTCAGCATGAAGTCGTCGGCCTTTCCCTATTTCGGCAACAACCCTGCCTCCGACGCGCCCTTCCTCAACATTTCCAAAGGCGACCGCCGCGGCCACCGCAGCTATTCCGGCCGCGTCTACTGGCAGGACGAGACCTACAGCGACAGCCGCGTGCTGGTGCACGTGCCCGAGCATTTCGACCTGCGCAAGCCGGGCGTGATCGTGGTGTTCTTCCACGGCAATGGCGCAACGCTCGAGCGCGACGTCCGCGACCGGCAGATGGTGCCGAAACAGATCACCGATTCCGGCGCCAATGCCATATTGCTTGCGCCGCAGATGGCGGTCGACGCCGCCGATTCCAGCGCCGGCAAGTTCTGGCAGCCGGGCGGCTTCAAGCGCTTCATGGCGGAATCGGCTGACCACCTCGCCCGCCTCACCGGCGATCCCAGCAGCGCGCGCGCCTTCGCCAACATGCCGATCGTGATCGTCGGCTATAGCGGCGGATTCCTGCCGACGGCCTGGAGCCTCGAGGTCGGCGGCATCAGCGACCGCGTGCGCGGCGTGGTGCTGCTCGATGCCGTCTATGGCGAGATGGACAAGTTCGCGTCCTGGATCGAGAGCCACCGCTCCGGCTTCTTCGTCAGCGCCTACACCCGCTACACCGCGCGGCGCGACCGCGAGCTGATGAGCATGCTGAGGCAGAAGGGCATCAGCGTCGCCGAGGACATGGACGGGCCGCTACGGCCCGGCAGCGTGGTGTTCGTGGAGACCGGCGAGGGCATCACCCATCGCGACTATGTCACCCGCGCCTGGACGCGCGACCCGCTCAAGGACGTGCTGGTGAAGATGGCGGCGACGCCGTCGCTCGCGCTCACGCGCGTCGCCTCCACAAATCCCTAG
- a CDS encoding MFS transporter, producing the protein MENAPAAGRFAPTALMLGNLVTGCSVLAPAGMLPELSAGLGISIHAAGLLITFGAVTLCVGSPLTAWLTSRIERRTLLATTLAVLALGNLASAFAPDYSSLLIIRLVMLAIGALYTPQAAGTAALIVPAERRGSTIAYVFLGWSLAAAIGLPLITFIASRYGWRAAYGGIGALGCTSLLLLLLRLPGGLKGAPVDLKTWAAVGRSRTILLLLAITMLQMSGQFVVFTYMGPLLNKLTGAGPDAIGSVFALYGICGFLGVVVATRIVDTSGPYRTSLLFTCLLLAGMSGWALGAGSLVMMAGAVAVWGLGFASTNSMQQVRLVAAAPPLASATVALNTSVLYIGQAVGSAVGGLLFARELLHTLGFVAVGFVVLALILVVVTRPRRAAAATA; encoded by the coding sequence ATGGAAAATGCCCCCGCCGCCGGTCGTTTCGCGCCGACCGCCCTGATGCTCGGCAATCTCGTCACCGGCTGCTCGGTCTTGGCACCGGCGGGCATGCTGCCCGAATTGTCGGCGGGGCTCGGGATCAGCATCCACGCGGCGGGACTCCTGATCACCTTCGGCGCGGTGACGCTGTGCGTCGGCTCGCCGCTGACGGCGTGGCTAACCAGCCGCATCGAAAGACGGACCCTGCTCGCCACGACGCTGGCGGTGCTTGCACTCGGCAATCTCGCCTCCGCGTTTGCGCCTGATTACTCCAGCCTGCTCATCATTCGCCTCGTGATGCTCGCAATCGGCGCGCTCTATACGCCCCAGGCCGCCGGCACGGCTGCACTGATCGTGCCGGCGGAACGGCGCGGCAGCACCATTGCGTACGTCTTCCTCGGCTGGTCGCTCGCAGCCGCCATCGGCCTGCCGCTGATCACCTTCATCGCCAGCCGTTATGGCTGGCGCGCGGCCTATGGCGGGATTGGCGCGCTCGGCTGCACCAGCCTGCTGTTGTTGCTGCTGCGTCTGCCGGGCGGCCTGAAGGGCGCACCGGTCGATCTGAAGACATGGGCCGCCGTCGGCCGAAGCAGGACGATCCTGCTGCTGCTTGCGATCACGATGCTGCAAATGTCGGGGCAGTTCGTCGTGTTCACCTATATGGGGCCGCTGCTCAACAAGCTCACCGGCGCCGGCCCCGATGCGATCGGCTCCGTGTTCGCGCTGTACGGGATCTGCGGCTTCCTCGGCGTCGTCGTCGCGACCCGCATCGTCGACACTTCGGGGCCCTACCGCACCTCGTTGCTGTTCACGTGCCTGCTGCTTGCCGGGATGAGCGGCTGGGCGCTCGGTGCCGGCTCGCTCGTCATGATGGCGGGCGCGGTCGCGGTCTGGGGCCTTGGCTTCGCCTCGACCAACTCGATGCAGCAGGTCCGGCTGGTCGCGGCTGCGCCGCCGCTGGCCTCGGCCACCGTCGCGCTCAACACGTCCGTCCTCTATATAGGTCAGGCGGTCGGCTCCGCCGTCGGCGGGCTGCTGTTCGCCCGCGAGTTGCTGCACACGCTCGGCTTCGTCGCGGTGGGTTTCGTCGTGCTGGCGCTGATCCTGGTGGTCGTGACCCGGCCCCGGCGGGCGGCTGCCGCCACCGCCTGA
- a CDS encoding CBS domain-containing protein, whose translation MTVRSILNTKGHQIMSVEPDAKLADAIKLLGEKKIGAVLVMNQSRLEGILSERDIVRVLGDRGAGVLEAPVSEVMTRKVVTCKETDTVAELMETMTTGKFRHLPVIDNGKVVGLISIGDIVKWRVREYETEQEALRDYIKTA comes from the coding sequence ATGACGGTACGTTCCATTCTGAACACCAAGGGCCACCAGATCATGAGCGTCGAGCCCGACGCCAAGCTGGCGGACGCGATCAAGCTGCTCGGCGAGAAGAAGATCGGCGCGGTGCTGGTGATGAACCAGAGCCGGCTCGAGGGCATCCTGTCCGAGCGCGACATTGTGCGCGTGCTCGGCGATCGCGGCGCCGGCGTGCTGGAGGCGCCGGTCTCGGAGGTGATGACCCGCAAGGTCGTGACCTGCAAGGAGACCGACACCGTCGCCGAGCTCATGGAGACGATGACGACGGGCAAGTTCCGCCATCTGCCCGTGATCGACAACGGCAAGGTGGTCGGCCTGATCTCGATCGGCGACATCGTCAAATGGCGTGTCCGCGAATACGAGACCGAGCAGGAAGCCCTGCGCGACTACATCAAGACGGCCTGA
- the thrS gene encoding threonine--tRNA ligase, producing MSDQPKSESGFQYSLSNLKPVTPAPKVTLTFPDGAQRQFDKGITGLDIAKGISPSLAKRTVAMALDGALADLNDPIEADARIELVNRDDPRALELIRHDCAHVLAEAVQTLWPGTQVTIGPVIENGFYYDFFRNEPFTPEDFAAIEKKMREIIARDKPFTKEVWDREKTKQVFRDKGEAFKVELVDAIPGNEPIKIYYQGDWFDLCRGPHMTSTGKVGGAFKLMKVAGAYWRGDSNNPMLTRIYGTAFAKQEDLDAYLKQIEEAEKRDHRKLGRELDLFHFQEEGPGVVFWHPKGWTIFQQLIAYMRRRLTGDYSEVNAPQILDKVLWETSGHWGWYRENMFAAQSAGDEAEDKRWFALKPMNCPGHVQIFKHGLKSYRDLPLRLAEFGVVHRYEPSGAMHGLMRVRGFTQDDAHIFCTEDQLAEECLKINDLILSTYADFGFTGDLTVKLSTRPEKRVGTDAMWDHAERVMATVLREIQSQNNHIKTEINPGEGAFYGPKFEYVLRDAIGRDWQCGTTQVDFNLPERFGAFYIDHDGGKKPPVMVHRAICGSMERYIGILIEHYAGNFPLWLSPVQAVVTTITSEGDEYAKVVLEQARRAGLRVEIDLRNEKINYKVREHSLAKIPALLVVGKKEAETHSVSVRRLGSDGQKVMTTAEAIAALVDEATPPDVKRARGAV from the coding sequence ATGTCCGACCAGCCCAAATCCGAGTCCGGGTTCCAGTACAGCCTCTCCAATTTGAAGCCCGTGACCCCCGCTCCCAAAGTCACCCTCACCTTCCCCGACGGCGCCCAGCGTCAGTTCGACAAGGGCATCACCGGCCTCGATATCGCCAAGGGCATCTCGCCCTCGCTCGCCAAGCGTACGGTTGCGATGGCGCTCGACGGCGCTCTCGCCGATCTCAACGATCCCATCGAGGCAGACGCCAGGATCGAGCTGGTCAATCGCGACGATCCACGCGCGCTCGAATTGATCCGCCACGACTGCGCGCACGTGCTGGCCGAAGCGGTGCAGACGCTGTGGCCGGGCACCCAGGTCACGATCGGCCCGGTGATCGAGAACGGCTTCTATTACGACTTCTTCCGCAACGAGCCGTTCACGCCGGAAGATTTTGCCGCGATCGAGAAAAAGATGCGCGAGATCATCGCGCGCGACAAGCCCTTCACCAAGGAAGTCTGGGACCGCGAAAAGACCAAGCAGGTGTTCCGCGACAAGGGCGAGGCCTTCAAGGTCGAGCTGGTCGACGCCATTCCCGGCAACGAGCCGATCAAGATCTACTACCAGGGCGACTGGTTCGATCTGTGCCGCGGCCCGCACATGACATCGACCGGCAAGGTCGGAGGCGCCTTCAAGCTGATGAAGGTGGCCGGCGCCTATTGGCGCGGCGATTCCAACAACCCGATGCTGACCCGCATCTACGGCACGGCCTTCGCCAAGCAGGAGGACCTCGACGCTTACCTCAAGCAGATCGAGGAAGCGGAGAAGCGCGACCATCGCAAGCTCGGGCGCGAGCTCGACCTCTTCCACTTCCAGGAGGAAGGTCCGGGCGTCGTGTTCTGGCACCCGAAGGGCTGGACCATCTTCCAGCAGCTGATCGCCTATATGCGCCGGCGCCTGACCGGCGACTACAGTGAGGTCAACGCGCCGCAGATCCTCGACAAGGTGCTGTGGGAGACCTCGGGCCATTGGGGCTGGTACCGCGAGAACATGTTCGCGGCGCAATCGGCCGGCGACGAGGCCGAGGACAAGCGCTGGTTCGCGCTGAAGCCGATGAACTGCCCGGGTCACGTGCAGATCTTCAAGCACGGCCTGAAGAGCTACCGCGACCTGCCGCTGCGCCTCGCCGAGTTCGGCGTGGTGCATCGCTACGAGCCCTCGGGCGCCATGCACGGGTTGATGCGCGTCCGCGGCTTCACCCAGGACGACGCGCACATCTTCTGCACCGAGGATCAGCTCGCCGAGGAGTGCCTGAAGATCAACGATCTCATTCTGTCGACCTATGCCGACTTCGGCTTCACCGGCGACCTCACGGTGAAGCTGTCGACCCGGCCGGAGAAACGCGTCGGCACCGATGCGATGTGGGATCACGCCGAGCGCGTGATGGCGACGGTGCTGCGCGAGATCCAGTCGCAGAACAATCATATCAAGACCGAGATCAACCCCGGCGAAGGCGCGTTCTACGGGCCGAAGTTCGAGTACGTCCTGCGCGATGCCATCGGCCGCGACTGGCAGTGCGGCACCACGCAGGTCGACTTCAACCTGCCGGAGCGGTTCGGCGCGTTCTACATCGACCATGACGGCGGCAAGAAGCCGCCGGTGATGGTGCACCGCGCGATCTGCGGCTCGATGGAGCGCTATATCGGCATCCTGATCGAGCACTATGCCGGCAACTTCCCGCTCTGGCTCTCGCCGGTGCAGGCGGTGGTCACCACCATCACCTCGGAAGGCGACGAATACGCCAAGGTGGTGCTGGAGCAGGCGCGGCGCGCGGGGCTTCGGGTCGAGATCGACCTGCGCAACGAAAAGATCAACTACAAGGTCCGCGAGCACTCGCTGGCCAAGATCCCGGCCCTGCTCGTGGTCGGCAAAAAAGAGGCCGAGACGCATTCGGTCTCGGTTCGCCGGCTCGGCAGCGACGGCCAGAAGGTGATGACCACCGCCGAGGCGATCGCCGCCCTGGTCGACGAGGCGACGCCGCCGGATGTGAAGCGGGCGCGCGGCGCCGTCTGA
- a CDS encoding nitroreductase: MPDAIELLKTRRSVKPREMTGPGPSPAELETILTIGARVPDHGKLAPWRFIIFEGDARARAGEVIARVFAGKNPGAPAADVETERKRLMDAPLVIGIVSFTKPHPKVPAFEQELSAGASAMNIVTAATALGYGACWLTGWFSFDRDVLEGLGLKPDEKLAGFIHVGTPTKPSEDRPRPSLSDIVTRF, encoded by the coding sequence GTGCCCGATGCCATCGAACTCCTGAAGACCCGCCGCTCGGTCAAGCCGCGCGAGATGACGGGGCCCGGCCCCTCGCCGGCCGAGCTCGAGACGATCCTCACCATCGGGGCGCGCGTGCCCGATCACGGCAAACTCGCGCCGTGGCGCTTCATCATCTTCGAGGGCGACGCCCGTGCACGTGCCGGCGAGGTGATCGCGAGGGTCTTCGCCGGGAAGAATCCCGGCGCGCCTGCGGCCGACGTCGAGACCGAGCGCAAGCGCCTCATGGACGCGCCGCTGGTGATCGGCATCGTCAGCTTCACCAAGCCGCATCCGAAGGTGCCGGCGTTCGAGCAGGAATTGTCGGCGGGCGCCAGCGCCATGAACATCGTCACGGCCGCCACCGCGCTCGGCTACGGCGCCTGCTGGCTGACCGGCTGGTTCTCGTTCGACCGCGACGTGCTCGAAGGCCTCGGCCTCAAGCCGGATGAGAAGCTCGCCGGCTTCATTCATGTCGGCACCCCGACCAAGCCGAGCGAGGACCGTCCGCGTCCGTCGCTTTCGGACATCGTGACGCGATTTTAA